One uncultured Hyphomonas sp. genomic region harbors:
- a CDS encoding pirin family protein: MIDLRPFDRLGRFRNEWLDANYHFSFSGYHDPHRMGEGALRVWNDDTIQPHTGFPPHGHQSMEIITYVRKGAITHKDSMGNTGRTEAGDVQVMSAGAGVQHSEWNADDETCQLFQIWILPREQGGQPGWGTRQFPKGDRSGKWTVFAARDGEDDALPIKQDAKVMGATLCAGDTLDYEVTPGRHGYLVLAAGSVSLNGHILKARDGAAITGAETLELKGLQDAEIVFVDTI; the protein is encoded by the coding sequence ATGATTGACCTCCGCCCGTTCGACCGCCTCGGCCGTTTCCGCAATGAATGGCTGGACGCGAACTACCACTTCTCGTTCTCGGGCTATCACGACCCGCACCGCATGGGCGAAGGCGCCCTGCGCGTGTGGAATGATGACACGATCCAGCCGCACACCGGCTTCCCGCCGCATGGCCACCAGTCCATGGAAATCATCACCTATGTCCGCAAAGGGGCCATCACCCACAAGGACTCGATGGGCAATACCGGCCGCACAGAGGCCGGCGATGTCCAGGTGATGAGCGCCGGGGCCGGCGTGCAGCATTCGGAATGGAATGCCGATGACGAAACCTGCCAGCTGTTCCAGATCTGGATCCTGCCGCGCGAACAGGGCGGCCAGCCGGGCTGGGGCACGCGGCAATTCCCGAAAGGCGACCGCTCCGGCAAGTGGACCGTTTTCGCCGCCAGGGATGGTGAAGACGACGCCCTGCCGATCAAGCAGGACGCAAAGGTCATGGGCGCAACGCTCTGCGCCGGCGACACGCTGGACTATGAGGTCACGCCCGGCCGGCATGGTTATCTCGTGCTGGCGGCTGGGTCTGTCAGCCTGAATGGCCACATTCTGAAGGCCCGCGACGGGGCGGCGATCACCGGCGCCGAGACGCTGGAGCTGAAAGGCCTGCAAGACGCCGAGATCGTATTTGTGGACACGATTTAA
- a CDS encoding DUF3008 family protein: protein MSAQQIPEQQAAGLALSARRGRTSKWHLKGKAKQMYDDLSMEELEAIAEPDEDGETGEKPS, encoded by the coding sequence ATGTCTGCACAACAGATCCCCGAACAACAGGCCGCCGGACTTGCGCTGTCTGCGCGCCGTGGCCGCACATCGAAATGGCACCTGAAAGGCAAGGCCAAACAGATGTATGACGACCTCAGCATGGAAGAGCTGGAAGCCATCGCCGAGCCGGATGAAGACGGCGAAACAGGCGAGAAACCTTCCTAA